The stretch of DNA TCGTTGAACCCAGGACTGGACAAGTCCCCCGCAATACGAAGCCAACATCGACCTAACCCGCGTTCCACGTGGCTACAGGGCGGCCGGCGCGGTCCGGCTAACGGGCGATTTCCCAGATATGGCCGCCGGGGTCCCGGAAGCTGGCAGTGCGGATTCCCCAGGGCCGGTCCAGCGGGCCGTTCAGCAGCTCGACTCCGCGCGCGGCCAGTTCCGCGCACATGGCGTCGACGTCGTCCACCTCGATGGTGAACTGCATTCGCGCACCGGCCTCGGGTTGGGCCACGACAGCAGGGCGGATCAGCTCCGGCGCTTCGCTGGCTTTGAGCAGATTGATCATGGTGTTCTCGAACCGGAACACCGTGGAAGCGTCGTCTTCGTACACCACCGGCAAGCCGAACACGTCCTCATAGAACAGTCTTGTGACAGCCAGATCCTCCACGAACAGCGTGATGGCTCCGATACCCCTCGGCCACGGGCCGCCGCTATGAGCAACCGCCGCTTTGGCCCCTTCTGATGCTTCAACCATGACTTGCTCCCTCCGAAAGCTTGGTCTGCAACCTCCACACTGTGCGCTCGCGCTCGGCCCGCGTCAAGAATCTTCCTGCCGCAGGACTGAGCATGCTCCCCCTGCGACGCCTCAGGACTGGACATGCTCCCCCTCGGGCCTAGCCACTGGGCATAGACCCGCATATGCCCATCCGCCCGGCCCAGGGCTGGGCATGTCCCCGGGGAAAAGCCGCCCCAACCCCGCCCAGTTCCTGGCCTAACGCAAAAGCGGGCCCCTGCGCATGGCAGGGACCCGCTTGAGCTAGCCCTCGATCACTCGGAGGCCGGTGGCAATTAGTTGCCGGTCAGCTTCTCGCGCAGAGCAGCAAGAGCCTCGTCCGAAGCAAGCGTGCCTGCACCGGTCTCGGTTGCAGCGGGCTCGGAGGAGTAGCTGGTGGTGCCGGAGTCGCTCTCGCCGGACGTTGCAGCTGCAGCGTCGTCGGCAGCGTGCTGGGCAACCTGCTTCTTGTGTGCTTCCCAGCGGGTCTGGGCGTCAGCGTACTGCTGCTCCCAGGCGGCGCGCTGGTTCTCGTAGCCTTCAAGCCACTCGTTGGACTCCGGGTCGAAGCCCTCCGGGTACTTGTAGTTACCCTCTTCGTCGTACTCAGCGGCCATGCCGTAGAGAGCCGGATCGAATTCGGTGCTCTCGGCGTCAACGCCCTCGTTAGCCTGCTTGAGGGAGAGGGAGATGCGGCGGCGCTCGAGGTCGATGTCGATGACCTTGACGAACAGCTCGTCGCCAACGGAGACAACCTGCTCGGCCAGCTCAACGTGGCGCACGGCGAGCTCGGAGATGTGGACCAGGCCTTCGATGCCGTCTTCAACGCGAACGAACGCGCCGAACGGAACCAGCTTGGTGACCTTACCCGGAACAACCTGCCCGAGGGCGTGGGTGCGGGCGAAGGTCTGCCACGGATCTTCCTGCGTAGCCTTGAGCGACAGGGAAACACGCTCGCGGTCCAGGTCGACCTCGAGAACCTCGACGGTGACTTCCTGGCCAACTTCGACAACCTCGGACGGGTGGTCGATGTGCTTCCAGGACAGCTCGGAAACGTGAACCAGGCCGTCTACGCCGCCCAGGTCCACGAAGGCACCGAAGTTGACGATGGAGGAAACGACGCCCGGACGGACCTGGCCCTTTTCCAGCTTGTTGAGGAACGTGGAGCGGACCTCGGACTGGGTCTGCTCGAGCCATGCACGGCGGGACAGCACAACGTTGTTGCGGTTCTTGTCCAGCTCGATGATCTTGGCTTCGATCTGCTGACCGATGTACGGAGCAAGGTCGCGCACACGGCGCATCTCGACGAGGGATGCGGGCAGGAAGCCGCGCAGGCCGATGTCGAGGATAAGACCACCCTTGACAACCTCGATGACGGTACCGGTGACGACGCCGTCTTCTTCCTTGACCTTCTCGATGTCGCCCCAGGCGCGCTCGTACTGAGCACGCTTCTTGGAGAGGATCAGGCGGCCTTCTTTGTCTTCCTTGGTGAGCACCAGGGCTTCGACCTGATCGCCAACGGAGACGACGTCTCCGGGATCAACGTCGTGCTTGATGGAAAGCTCGCGGGAGGGAATGACACCTTCGGTCTTGTAACCGATGTCGAGCAGAACTTCATCGCGGTCGACCTTGACGACGGTACCTTCGACGAGGTCTCCGTCGTTGAAGTACTTGATGGTCGCGTCGACTGCTGCGAGGAAGTCCTCAGCGGTACCGATGTCGTTAATCGCGACTACGGGGGTACCGGGCTTCTCGGTGGAGGTGATGGTCATGTAGTAGGGGCTCCGTTGTGGATAGTAAGTCGGTCAGGGAAACCGCTTCCCCCGCATTATGGAATGCAGGCCAAGCGCACGGCGTCTCAACTGGGATCGGCCGGGTCACCCTGATTTGTGGATTGTAAATGCGCGCACGTAGTACACGCCCGTTTAGTCTAGTCGTTTACTCCAACGCCGGTCAAAGCGCGGGGGGTCGCGCGGCGGGTGCCGCGCGGTCCTCCGGGGCCGGGCGCTAGAAGTGCGTGAGGCAGTGCGCCGGGCGTTCGACGGCGAACATGCGGGCGGCGCGGAACGCGGCGTCCGGCGTGTGCTCGCGGATGCGGCCGGAAGCCGCCAGCGTAACGGGATGGATCCCGCCCAGGTAGATCGAGGACAGCGCCGCTACGTCGAGTTCGAGATCAGCGGGGTGGCCGCCCGCGTCGGTGACGACGGCGGCGCCGCATGTCACGTCCAGGGCGAATCTTCCGTCCGCCAGGCCAAGGGAATCTGACACGTGCAGCACCAGCCGCCCGTCGGCGGGATAGTGGCGGGCTTCAAGGGCGTCCTTAACGTCCAGGATCCTTAGCCAGAGCATGTCCCTCGCGTCCGATGCCTCCACGCAGCGGGCGTCCTCGAGCGCCCACGGCAGGGGGTCATCCACCGGCGACTCCCGCCAGGTGACCCGTTCGACCAGGTCGATGGCGCCGAGGTACTGCCACAGCTCCAAGTACGCGGCACGGGTTGCCGCGACGAGGTCAACGACCTCCATGGTGTACGGCGTGCTGGACCAGCCCCCGAACTTGTACGAGACGTAGCCGTCCACCTCCCCGTCCGGCCCGTAATGCAGCGCCACCTTGAGCTTCGGGTCCTCGCCGCCCTCCCGGCTGATGGAGCCCGAGACGAAGCGCCGGTAGAACTCGTGACGGTCGATGGATCCGGGCGTCGTGCGGTGCAGCCGGTCGAAGACCAGCGGGGCCAGGTCCAGGAGGACCCGGGGATCGGCTACCTCGACGCTGCCGACCGGAGCGTGGTTCAACTTGAAACGCGACGTCGTATCCACTTTGATCGACTGCTCCGACGTCGCCACGCCGAATCCGAAGCGCCCGTAGATCGAAGCTTCCGAGGCGGTGAGTGCCGCCATCGCCAGGCCCTCCTCCCGTGCCCGTGCCAGGTCCTCCCCCATCATGCGGCGCAGCAGCCCGCGGCGCCGGTGCGAGGTCCGGACGGTCACGGACGTCACCAGCCAGGTGGGCAACAGCCGGCCAAAGCCGATGTTCAGGCTCTTGGTGAAAGTCGCGAAGGTGGCGACCGGCACGTCCGCTCCCAGCGAATGGCCAGCGACGGCGCCCGTCTGGTAAACGCCCGTCATGACGCGGCGGTCAGCGCGCTGCATCTCGATCCCCAGGTCCACCCGGGCATCGTCACGGCGCTCATCGTGGAAGCCGAAGGCCACTGCCCGCATCCACGCCACCGACTCCGGGTACGCCGGATCGTCTTTGGCCGCAGGCTCGAACCGCCGGATTTCGTAGTCCCCGCTCAGATTAGACACAGCCCCGAGCCTAGCCAACGGTGCAGCGGCCCGCCACCGCTGGCCCGCCGGCCACCCCGGGCGGACCGCCCTCCCCCGGAAGCCTAGTGCCCGGCGTCGTACCAGGTGGGGCCGACGCCGATCTGGACTTCCAGCGGAACGCTGAGCTCGGCCGCGGCCCCCATCTGTTCGGTGACCAGCTTCTCCACGGCAGCCCGCTCGCCGTTAGCGACCTCGAGGACCAGTTCGTCATGCACCTGCAGCAGCATGCGGGACTTGAGCCCCTGCTCGGCCAGCGCCCCGGCGACGCCCAGCATGGCCCGCTTGATGATGTCTGCAGCGGACCCCTGGATGGGCGAGTTCAGCGCGATGCGTTCGGCGTTCTCGCGGAGCTGGCGGTCCGAGCTGGTGAGGTCCGGGAGGTAGCGGCGGCGGCCTTCGATGGTTGCCGTGTAGCCGTCGATCCGGGCCTGGTCCACCACGCCCCGCAGGTAGTCGCGGACAGCGCCGAACCTGTCAAAGTACTCCTTCATCAGGGTGCGGGCCTCGTCCACGGAAATTTCCAGCTGCTTGGACAGCCCGAAGGACGTCAGACCGTAGGCCAGGCCATAGGACATCGCCTTGACCTTGGAGCGCATGGCGCTGGTGACCTCATTGGCGGGCACCCGGAAGATGTTGGAGCCCACGAAGCGGTGCAGGTCCTCGCCTTCCTTGTAGGCCGCGATCAGCCCGGCGTCGCCGGAGAGGTGCGCCATGATCCGCATCTCGATCTGGGAGTAGTCCGCCGACAGCAGGCACTCGTAGCCCTCGCTGACGACGAAGATGCCGCGGACCCGGCGCCCTTCCTCGCTGCGGATGGGGATGTTCTGCAGGTTCGGGTTGTTGGACGAGATCCGTCCCGTAGCCGCCACGTTCTGCGCGTAC from Arthrobacter sp. B3I9 encodes:
- the rpsA gene encoding 30S ribosomal protein S1, which codes for MTITSTEKPGTPVVAINDIGTAEDFLAAVDATIKYFNDGDLVEGTVVKVDRDEVLLDIGYKTEGVIPSRELSIKHDVDPGDVVSVGDQVEALVLTKEDKEGRLILSKKRAQYERAWGDIEKVKEEDGVVTGTVIEVVKGGLILDIGLRGFLPASLVEMRRVRDLAPYIGQQIEAKIIELDKNRNNVVLSRRAWLEQTQSEVRSTFLNKLEKGQVRPGVVSSIVNFGAFVDLGGVDGLVHVSELSWKHIDHPSEVVEVGQEVTVEVLEVDLDRERVSLSLKATQEDPWQTFARTHALGQVVPGKVTKLVPFGAFVRVEDGIEGLVHISELAVRHVELAEQVVSVGDELFVKVIDIDLERRRISLSLKQANEGVDAESTEFDPALYGMAAEYDEEGNYKYPEGFDPESNEWLEGYENQRAAWEQQYADAQTRWEAHKKQVAQHAADDAAAATSGESDSGTTSYSSEPAATETGAGTLASDEALAALREKLTGN
- a CDS encoding GNAT family N-acetyltransferase, translated to MSGDYEIRRFEPAAKDDPAYPESVAWMRAVAFGFHDERRDDARVDLGIEMQRADRRVMTGVYQTGAVAGHSLGADVPVATFATFTKSLNIGFGRLLPTWLVTSVTVRTSHRRRGLLRRMMGEDLARAREEGLAMAALTASEASIYGRFGFGVATSEQSIKVDTTSRFKLNHAPVGSVEVADPRVLLDLAPLVFDRLHRTTPGSIDRHEFYRRFVSGSISREGGEDPKLKVALHYGPDGEVDGYVSYKFGGWSSTPYTMEVVDLVAATRAAYLELWQYLGAIDLVERVTWRESPVDDPLPWALEDARCVEASDARDMLWLRILDVKDALEARHYPADGRLVLHVSDSLGLADGRFALDVTCGAAVVTDAGGHPADLELDVAALSSIYLGGIHPVTLAASGRIREHTPDAAFRAARMFAVERPAHCLTHF
- a CDS encoding VOC family protein; translated protein: MVEASEGAKAAVAHSGGPWPRGIGAITLFVEDLAVTRLFYEDVFGLPVVYEDDASTVFRFENTMINLLKASEAPELIRPAVVAQPEAGARMQFTIEVDDVDAMCAELAARGVELLNGPLDRPWGIRTASFRDPGGHIWEIAR